GACGCCGAGGAGCAGACCCCGGACGCGGCGAACCCGAAGACGCCGCCGGTCGACAACGGGCTCATCGAGTTCGACGACGTCTCGTTCCGCTACGTCGAGGACAAGCCGTTGATCGAGAACCTCACCCTGACAGCGCGTCCCGGACACATGGTCGCGATCGTCGGACCGACCGGCGCCGGCAAGACCACCCTGGTCAACCTGATCATGCGGTTCTACGACGTCGATTCCGGAACCATCCGTGTCGACGGCGTGGACTCGGCCGAGATGACCCGCGACGATCTCCGTGAGCGCACCGGCATGGTGCTGCAGGACTCGTGGCTGTTCGGCGGGACGATCTACGACAACATCGCCTACGGTGACCCCTCCGCCACCCGCGAAGAGGTCCTCGAGGCCGCCCGGATGAGTCACGTCGACCACTTCGTCCGCACTCTCCCCAACGGTTACGACACGGTCCTCGACGACGAGGGCGGCGGCGTCAGTGCCGGTGAGCGGCAGCTCATCACGATCGCCCGGGCGTTCCTCGCCCGGCCCACGATCCTCATCCTCGACGAGGCGACCAGTTCCGTCGACACCCGCACCGAGCTGCTCATCCAGAAGGCGATGGCCAACCTGCGCACCGATCGCACGAGTTTCGTGATCGCACACCGTCTCTCGACGGTCCGCGACGCCGACGTGATCGTGGTGATGGAAGACGGCCACATCGTCGAACAGGGCAACCACGACGAACTCCTCGCCGCGCGCGGCGCGTACTGCCGGCTGTACCAGAGCCAGTTCACCGCGGCGATCGAGGCGGGCTGAGCCCCACGCTGCGATGCGCTGGCGCCGACTCCCTCGCTTCTTGGGGTGCGAGGAGCGACAGCCCCCCTGCTCCCTGAGGTGCGAGGAGCGCTAGCGACGAGCCTCGAAGGGCTGGCGAGTTACCCTGCTACGCAACCACAGTCGGAATGAAGTCGCGTGCGACATCAACCCGTCGGCACGACCTCGATCGAGCTCGTACATCCTAAGCGATGTCGCATGCGACTTCACTTCGGCGGACCGTCGATGATCGCCGTCCCCGTGAGTGTCGCTCGAGGGCATATATTGCCCTCGAAGACTGCTGACGGGGATGGATCTCCGGCTGAGGTGCGAGGAGCTCAGTCCCCGCGACCCCGTTCGAGCGCACCGGCGATCTGGCGTTCGAGGCGTTCGGCGGCAAGGGGCGGGACGTCGAGGAGGCCGTCGAGTTCGGACCGCGCCTTCTTGTAGGCGGCCTGGCGTTCCGCTGCGGTGGCACCGGAGTCGGAGGCGATGTTGATGAGTTTGCGGGCGCGGTCGAGCGCTTCGCGTTCGATCGGGGAGAACCCGGCCTGCTTGCGGCGTCGTGCCTCGCGTTCGGCCGCGTCGAAGGCCGCGGCATAGTCACCGACCGCCTCGCGGTAGTCGGCGAAGTCGACCGGGGCGAGAGTCGTCTCGGTATCGCCTGCACGCGGGGGTTCCGGGCGCAGGTCGTCGGCGTGGACCCGCGCGCGATGGAAGGCGAGAGTGAGTGGCTCTCGCATGTCGGTCATGAGGGGGTACTCGATGAGCGTGGCCAGGTCGAGCTCGTAGGCGAACCACTTCTCGTTGAGTGCATCGTGCTGTTTGAGTGTCTTGCGGAGTTGCTCGACGGACGTCGTGGTCAGTTTCAGCTGTTCGGTCTGGGCGGCGGCCTTGATCCGGGCCAGTTCGATCTTGTCCTTGCGCCGCTTCTCGTTGTACTTCGCGACCGACCCGGCCCAGCCGCCGACGACGCCACCGATGGGGAAGATCAACCACCAGTTGTTGCTCGCGAACTCGAGGATGCCCGTCACAGGTCAACTGTACCGAGACCGACCGCCCGCGATCAGGGTGAACGCACGGCCGATCCGGGCGCGCATCAGCTCGTCGCCGAGACCCTCGACGAGCGGCGAGAGTGGTTGCGCGACAAGAAACCCCTACAGATCCGGGATCGGCAGCTCCAGGTTCGGTGCGATGATCCCGCCGTCGACCTCGAGGATCTTGCCGGTGACGTAGGCACCCGCCGGTGAGGCCAGGTACAGGGCCGCGGCAGCGATGTCCTCGGGGTCGCCGAGCCGGTGCATCGGGGTGGCGTTCTCGAGTGCGGTCCGCATCTCGTCGTTGCCGGCCACGATCTCGAGTGACGATGTGAGGATCGCCCCGGGCGCGATCCCGTTGACCCGGATCTTCGGGTTCAGGTCCATCGCGGCGATCCGGGTGTAGTGCGCCAGAGCGGCTTTCGCGGTTCCATAGGCGGCATACGCGCGACCCGGCACCCGGCCGACGGCCGAGGTGATGTTGATGATCGAACCGTGACCGGTCGTCGCGAGCATCTGCTTGGCGCCGGCTACGACGAGCGCATGCGCGTTGGCGACGTTGAAGTCGAAGGCATCGACGAGGTGTTGGGGGGTGGTGTCGAGGAGCGGGCGCGGCATCGCGCCGCCCACGTTGTTGACGATCGTGTCCAGCCGTCCGAACTCCTCGACCGCGGTCTGGGCGAGCGCGGCCGTGGCGTCGGCGTTGCTGAGATCGACCGGGACGACGCGGGCGCGACGCCCGGCGTCGGCGATCTGTCCGGCTACCTGGTCGAGGTCGAATTCGCTGCGCGCCGCGATCACCACGTCGGCACCCGCCTGGGCGAAGGCCACGGCGATGGCCGCACCCAGGCCGCGACCGGCACCGGTGACGACGGCGACATGGTCATCGATACGGAATCTGTCGAGAATCACTCCCCGACTCTGCCACGAACGGCCGCAAAACGAGAACGTGTTCTAGAAAATGGTCCCGGTCAGTAGTCTCGGCCGGGCGTGACCACCGAGATCAGTTCCTCGCCGGCCGCGAAGCGACGCACGTTCTCGGCCAGCCACGGCGCCATCTCGCGTGTCAGGCCCGAGGCGGGATTGGCGACGTGCGGGGTGATGATGACGTTCGGCAACGACCACAGCGGGTGATCCTCGGCCGGCGGTTCGGGATCGGTCACGTCGAGCGCCGCACCGGCGATCTCGCCGCCGACCAGCGCCCGGTACAAGGCCTCCTCGTCGACCAGCGGGCCGCGCGCGACGTTGACGATCCATGCGTGATCCGGCAGCGCGGCAAGGCTTTCGGCATTGATCATGTGCCGCGTCTCCGGCGTCGACGGAGCGGCGAGCACCACGTGATCGACCGAGGACCACACCGAGTCCAGTTCGGCGGAGCGCCGAACCTCGTCGGCACCGGGCACCTCGCGGCCCGACCGGTTCACCGCGACGACGCGGGCACCGCAGGCCTTCAGCCGCGGGCCCAGCGACGCGCCGATGCCGCCCGCACCCACGATGGCGACCGTGGAGCCGTGCAGCGACCGCACGGAGGTGTCGATCCGTTCCTTGTCCCAATGTCGCGTGACGGCGGTGTTGATCTGCCGGAGTCCGGCGAGAAGCAGCGCGAGCGCGTGCTCGGCCACGTTCTCGGCGTAGAAGCCGGAGGCGTTGGTCCAGACCCGGCGGTCGTCGAGCAGCCCGGCATTCAGGAAGTCCTCGATACCCGCCGTCTTGAGGGCGACCCACTCGACGGCATCCGGTAGTTCGGGGAACTCGGCGGGCGGGCCGATCCAGACCAGGACCCGCGCGTCGTCGAGCCCCACGATCTTCCCGCCGGCGCCCTCGACCGCGGCGACGAGATGCTCGTCGTGGGTGGGCTCGACGGCGACGTGAACAGCGGTCATCGGGAGACCGCCCGGGCCGCGGTGGTGGCGAGTTCGTCGGCGATCTCGTTGAAGTGGTCACCGGCGTGGCCCTTGACCCAGCGCCATTCGACCTCGTGACGCTTCTCCTCCTCGATGAGGCGGCGCCACAGGTCGGCGTTCTTCACCGGCTTCTTGTCCTTGGTCTTCCAGCCGTTCGCCTGCCAGCCGGCGACCCACTTCATGATGCCGTTCCGCACATAGGTGGAGTCGGTGTAGATGATCACCTTCGACGGCCTGGTCAGCGCGGCGAGCCCTTCGATGGCCGCCGTGAGCTCCATCTTGTTGTTCGTGGTGTCGGGGTCCGACCCGGAGATCCGCTTCTCGTTGCCCTTGTACCGGAGCACCGCACCCCACCCGCCGGGGCCGGGGTTGCCGAGGCAGGCGCCGTCGGTGGAGATCTCCACGACCGCGTCGTCGGGGCCGGTCGGGTTCTCGGGAGCGGGGTTCACGGGATCTGTCACGCACGGAAGCCTACGTCAGCACCGTGACCACCCCATCAGAGGCGATCGCGTCACGAAACCACGCTGCGTCGATCTCGACTCTCCGTGACACCACCACCGCCGGCCCCTACTGTGGACGCATGGCTGTCTGGGATCCAGCACGCTATCTGCAATTCGCCGACGACCGGTCGAGACCCTTTCTCGACCTGATCGCTCAGATACCCACCAACCCGTCGTTCATCGTCGACCTCGGATGCGGACCGGGGCATCTCACCAAACACCTGCGCGCGCAGTGGCCGGCAGCCGACATCCTCGGCATCGACGAGTCCGCCGCGATGATCGACCGTGCCATCAGCGACAACTTCGATCCGCGCGCGAATTTCGACGTCGCCGACGTGATCGACTGGACGCCGCACCGCACATTCGACCTGATGATCTCCAACGCCATGTTCCAGTGGGTGCCCGACCAGTTCGGCGTCATCGACCGCCTCCTGGGCCATCTCTCCGACGGCGGAGCCTTCGCGATCCAGGTCCCCAACGGTCACGACGCCCCGTTCCGCAAGGTATTGGCCGAGCTCGCCGCCACCGACCCGTTCGCGGAGTCACTCAGTGAAGTCCGACAGCTCCCCCGCCTCGACGCCGAGGACTATCTGAGGTTCTTCTTCGACCGTGGTTTCCGGGTCAACGCCTGGGAGACCACCTACCTGCACGTCCTCGACGGCGACGACCCGGTCTTCGACTGGATCTCCGGGACCGGCGCCCGGCCGTACCTGCAGGCGTTGCCCACCCACCTGCGCGAGGAGTTCGTCACCGAACTCAAGCGACGGCTCGCCGAGGCCTACCCCCGGCACGACTGGGGCACCCTCATGCCGTTCCGACGCGCCTTCGCGGTCGCCACGCGCCACTAGCGGCTCCCAGGTCACGCCCCGGTCAAGCTTTGGCCGCCTCCACCGCTCGGACCCGTCACTTCTGCAACACTGACATCAGCCGTAGCCACAGGGGGTCCGCATGTCCCGACGCAGCCGTGTACGCCTGCGCCCGCTCTCGCGCGCCTTTGCGATCGGTGGCGTAACCGTTGGACTGACCGCGAGCCTCCTCTCGGCGACGGCCTCCCCCGCCGCCGGGGCGGTCTGCAACGTCACCGGCATCACGGGAGGCGACGTCGGCAGCACAGGTTAGCTCCGGGTCCAGCGATCTCGGCTGGGGCAGCATCGACTTCGGTAGTTACCGCGCCGACGGCAAGAAACCGCAGGGGCCGCTGCCCAAGCTCAAGGGCTCCACCACGGCCGTCTCGTGGGTCACCGGGCCACGGAGCCCCGAACGCACCGACGCCCGCTTCGGGATCACGGCCACCGACGTCGGCGTGCCCTGGGACAACGGTTCAGGTCAGATCCTCCTGGCCTTCGGCGACACCTGGGGCAGATGCGCCGGCCAGATGGTGTGGCGACACAACACGATGCTCCGCAGCGACGCGAACTCGAATCTCGACAAGGCCATCCGCTTCCCGACCGCCATCCCCGGATCGGTCCGCTCCGGCGCCTCGGTCACGCCCGCGCATCCCACCTATTCGCAGCCGATGTTCAATGCGATAGGCGTCCGCAACACCGAGGTCGGACGCATCCCGACCGGCGGCATCTCGATCAACGGCATCCAATTCCTGAGCTTCATGTCGATCCACAAGTGGCTGGGTCCGGGACGATGGGCCACCAATTATTCGGCGATCGCGGTGTCGCGCAACAACGGTCAGACCTGGACCGTCGACAACAACACGATTCGGGCGAACCTCGAACTGACCGTGCCCGGCGTTCCCCAGATCGCGCAGGGGCACAGCCGGTTCCAGATGGGCGCTTTCCTGCGCAGCGGCGACTACATCTACCAGTACGGCACTCCCAACGGCCGGCACGGATCGGCATTCGTCGCCCGCTTCCGGCCCGCCGACATCCTGAATCTGAATCGCTACCAATACTTCCGGGGCGGCAACGCCTGGTCGCCGAACCCGGCGGACGCCACGCCGATCGTCGGGCGGCCGGTCAGCGAGATGTCGGTGGCGTACAACACGTACCTCAAGAAGTTCGTCATGCTCACCGAGCGCGCCGGCACCGTCATGATGCGCAGCTCCCCGACCCCGGTCGGTCCATGGAGCGGCGAACGCGTCCTCATCTCCAACAAACAATCGAACGGGTTGTACACGCCCTACATTCATCCGCGATCGAGCGGAAAGAACCTGTACTTCGTGGTGTCCCGCTGGGACGACTACAACGTGATGCTGGCGCGCACCGACCTGTCCAAGTTGTGAGGCCGCTGCCATCATGGAGCGGTGAGCAGCAAAGACGCGGTACGCATCGTCCTCATCCGAGCGATCAACGTCGGCGGCGCCAAGCTGCCGATGGCCGAATTACGCGCGATCGCAACCGAACTCGGGGCCACGAACGTCTCGACGTACATCGCGTCGGGCAACCTGCTCTGTTCACCGCCCGGCGACCCTGCCGAGTTCGACCGCGCACTCGAGCGCGAGATCGAGAAGCGCTACGGGTTCTTCCGCGAGGTCATCAGCCGCACCCCGGCCGAGGTACGGACCGCACTGGACGCGCACCCCTTCGAGGTCATCGACGACAGGTACTCCTACGTCTACTTTCTCGCCGCCGAACCCGATGCCGACAAGGCTGCCGCTTTCGAGGAGAAGGACTTCGGCGACGACGTCCGGCGCGTGATCGGCTCCGATCTCCACATCCGCTACGCCGAGGGTGCGGGTCAGTCGAAACTGACCGCGCCCGCCATCGCCCGAGGACTCGGCGTGCAGGGAACCGGCCGCAACCTGCGCACCGTGCGAAAACTGCTGGACCTCACCAAGGGTTGACGAGCCTGGCCGGACGATCGGTGTGGGCGTAGCGTTGAGAACTGGACGCCAGACGCGCACGTCGAGAGGAGTCCCTCGTGAACCAGCCGGTACCTCAGCCCCCACCGCCTCCAGACCCGATGCCGGCGCCGGAACCGATACCCGAACCACCGCCGGAACCACCGATCCCGACGCCCACGCCCCCGCCGGTGCCGGATCCACAACCGACGCCGCCCGCGCCCGACCCGCCGCCGCGCCCGACCGTCATCTGAGCGTCAGCCGCGCGACAGGACCCGAGTCACACGGTCCAGGTCGGCGAGCTGGTCCGACTTGGGCGCCTCCCACAACTTCTTGGGTAACGCCTCGAGCGCCTTGACCGCCGATTCGGCGCGGTCGAGGACTTCGGTGGCCTCGTCGCCCCCGGCGCCGGCAGCAGCGATGAGCCGGTCGTCGAGTTCGAACACCGCGTCGTCCAACCGGTCCCGCGCCGACACCAGTTCCTCATCGAGGGGGATGGCGGGGTTGGCGTGTACGTCGGCGATCGCATAACGAACACGTCGATGCAGCAGAGCTTCTCGGCTGTTGTCGGTGGTCCAGCTCTCCGGTGCGCGCCCGGGCCGACCCGGGATGAGGTCGGTGGACCGCGCGAAGTTGCGCACCCGTTTGTCAGAGTCCCAGGCGAACCACGCCGCACCGCCCAGGACGAACAGTGCGACCACCACGGTCGCGACGATGATGATGACCGCGATCATGGCCGGATCACCCGATTCGGCACGGTTCGCACACGATCTCGCATGATGCCCAGCCTACTCAGGCCGAGCCCACTCCCTTGGGCGCCTTGCCCGACATGAAACCGAACAGGTACCCGGCGACCCGTCGCATCTGGATCTCGTCGGCGCCCTCGGTGATGCGGTAACGGCGGTGGTGACGGTAGATGTGCTCGAATGGTTCGTGCCGCGAGTACCCCTTGCCGCCGAACACCTGCATCGCCTGATCGGCGGCGTCGCAGCACAACCGGTTGGCTTGGTAGTTGCACATCGACACCTCGGCCGACGCGGCGAAGTTGCCGTGGGTGTCCATCTTCCACGCCGTCTCCCGGATGAGCGCGCGGACCATCGCGCAGCGGGTGTGCAGGTCGACGAGCGGGAACTGGATCGCCTGGTTGGTCGAGAGCTTCTTGCCGAACGGCGCCCGCTCGTTCGCGTACTCCACGGCCCGGTTCACGCAGTACTGCGCAGCACCGAGACTCGACGCGGCCTGCCGAATCCGGTTCTCGTTGAAGAAGTGCTGCACCACCTGCAGGCCGGCGCCCTCCTCACCGAACACCGCCGAGTCCGGCACCCGCACATCGCGCAGGCTGATGTGCGCGTGATCGGTGGGCATGTTGAACGTCCACAGGTACTCCTCGACGGCGAAACCCGGCGCCTGCGGGTCGACGAGGAACGCGGTGATGCCCCGCGCGTCACCGGGTTCGCCGCTCGTGCGGGCAAAGACGATGTCGCGGTGGGCAGCGTGAATACCGGTGTTCCAGGTCTTCTCGCCGTTGATGATCCAATCGTCACCGTCGCGAACCGCGGTCGTCTCCATGTACGTCGCGTCGGAACCGTGCTCCGGCTCGGTGATTCCGAAGGCGAAGAACTTGGTACCGGCGGCGAGACCCTCGACCCACTCCTCCTGCTGTTCGGGGGAGCCGTACTCCAGCATCAGGAGCAGACCGATGTTGTTGCCGACGATGGCGTGCTCGTTCTGCAGATCGCAGTGCAGGCCCAGCCCTTTCGACGCGAGGTGCTCGCGGATGATCGCCATGGAGAGATTCGATCCGTCGCGGCCACCGAACTCCTTGGGGAAGGGATAGCGGAAGTGGCCCGCGGCGTCGGCCCGCCGGCGCGCCTCGCCGAGCAGCGCCTCCCATTCCGCGTTCGGCAGACCGCCGCGCTCCCAGTCCGTGCGCGAGTCCTCACGCCGGTGGTCGAAGAACCGGATGTTGTCGTCGGCCTGCTCGAGCGGCTTGATCTCCGCCTCGATGAACGCGTCGAGTTCCTCCAGGTAGTCGCTCAGCGACTCGGGCAGTGCGAAGTCCACGGTGAATCCTTCTCGGTCGGGTGTGCGCGGTCACGGATGCGGGACCGCGAAGTACTTCGGGTTGGCGACCAGCAACCGCGCGCGGACGTCGGCGGCGATCGCCGCACGCACCTTCTCGTCGGCGCCGTCGAGTTCGCCGGTCCGCAGCGCGTCGCACAGGGCGCGCTGATCGGCGACACCCAGCGCGGCCAGGCGTTGAGCAGACTCCGCGGCGTGGGTCGCGCCGAGCAGTATCTGGCGCCAGACGACGTCCACCACGTTGCCGGCGACGCGGGTGTGGAACCGGACCTGCGGTGACATCTCGGCGGTCACGGAGTCGGAGCGGAGGAATCCGGCGAGTGCGCCGAGCAATTCGAGCGACGACGGGGACCCGTGCGGCTCCTCGTCGGAACCAGGCGTGTCACCGTCCAGCGGGTCCGGCACCACCTCCGGCGAGACGATCCCGAGATCGAGCAGAGCGTCGAATTCCTGTTCGGCACTTCGTCGTCCGATCGCGGCGAGTTCGACGGACCGTTCGACGCCGTCGAGATGCCGATTGGCCTGCACCGCGCAGATCAGACCCCACTTCACCGTGGCGTACAGCTCCCACCAGCGCAGTGCTCCTTCGGTGGGACGCCACCCGGCCACCTCGGCATAGGCATCGAGAAGCGCAGCGCGACCACCTATCCCGGCGACCGGGGCGGAACCGCCGAAACGCCAGGCCTTGGCGCACAGCCAGCCAAGATCCTCGACCGGGTCACCGATGTGAACCAGTTCCCAATCGAGCACTGCGGCAACACCATCGGCGTCGACGAGAAGGTTGCCGAGCCGGAAGTCACCGTGCACGACGCAGGAACCGGGGGACGCCGGCGGTGGGTTGGCCACGAGCCACTGGGTCGCGAGAACCAGCCCGGCCGGCATCGCGTCGAACTCACGCGGAAACAGCGTGTGCAGCGCCTCGACCGGGTCGACGAGTTCCTCGAGCCCCGGCGTCTGTGTGGCGTCGATACGGTGGACGCGCGCCAGGATCCCGCCACACTGTTCGACGAACCGGCCGCGCGCTGCGGCATAGGTGTCGTCGCGGAGGATCCGCCGCGGGATCGACTCGCCACCGATGAAATTCATTGCCAAATAGGGAAACCCGAGGACGCTGTCGTCGTCGAGACCGGCGTCGAGGATTGTTGGCACCGGGACCCCGGCATCGGCGGCAGCACGCAGGACCTCGGCTTCGGCACCGAGTCCGCCGTCATCCTCGGCGGCCGGAACGGCGCGGATGATGATCGGTTCGGGTGAGCCGGCAGCGTCTACCAGAGACGCGGCGTAGGTCGCGCGACTCGCGCCCGCAGGTAGTTGTCGGGCGGCCTCGACCGACACCGGGGTTCCTCGCGTCGCGCTGAGCCGTTCGGCGACTCGTGCGGCCACTTCGCCGGCCTCAGGCACTCCCACGCAGACCCGTCCCTTCGCGCACCGATCGACTGCTGTGCCGGTGTAATCCCCGACACAGCGAAGCTAGCACGGAAGCTGAATCCACTGTCAGAAAAACGGCCGCGGTGGCCCGGCGTCAGCGCGCCGGGGTCTGGAATTCCGGCTGATCGATGATGCGCACCCAGGATCCGTCGGATCGTCGGGTGACGACCTGTGCGCGAGCACCTGCGCCGTCGCGCGGCGGGGTCGAGGTCAAGGCCAGATCATCGCCGAAGACGAGCGTCGGCAGCGGGGGTTCGGCGACGAAGGTCGGCCGGTGTTCGAGCACCGAGGCCCAGAGGTCCCGGATCGCCGCCCTGCCCCGGGTGACCTGCCCCGGCGGGAAGGCCATGACCGCGTCCTCGTGGTAGAGCGAGGCGACGGCGTCGGCATCGCCGGCGTTGGAGAACTCGACGAAGAGTCGGGTGAGGTCTTCGGGGGTGCGGGCGGTTTCGCGGTTGGTCATGGCTTCCTTTCAACGGTACTTTCCAAGGCTCCTTCACCATGCGTCGCCAGCATGAATAAGTCCAAGTGATGATTTTGATGGCGGGTATCATCCTCGGTTATGGAGATGCGGCAGCTCGAGTACTTCGTCGCCGTGGCCGACGAGGAGAGCTTCACCGCGGCGGCGCAGCGGGTGCACACCACGCAACCCAACATCAGCGCACAGATCCGCGGCCTCGAACGCGAGCTGGGATCAGCGCTCTTCGATCGCTCCGCACGGTCGGTCCGGCTCACCGATGCCGGGCGGGCCGCCCTCCCCGCAGCTCGCGCGGCTCTGGCTGCGGCCCGAGAGGTGACCGATGCGGTTTCAGAGGTTCGCGGCCTGCTCCGCGGGAGTCTGTCGGTGGGAATGGTCGAGGGGTGCACCATCGCACCGCTGTTCGCCGCATTGGGCACCTTCGGTTCCGCCCATCCGAAAGTCGCTCTGAGCCTGCAGGAAGCCCCATCGGATCGACTGGTCTCCTCGGTCGTCGACGGCAGTCTCGACGTGGCGCTGGCCGGCTACGGCGACGAGCTGCCGCGCGGCATCGAATCACTCACCGTCATCGCCGAACCCGTCGTCGCGGTGGTCCCGGCCGACGTCGAGCACAGCGCCTCCACCGGGCTTGCGGACCTGCGCCAACGGTCTCTCATCTGCCTGCCGCGCGGCGCGGGTATCCGGGCCGTCTTCGACGACGCCGCAGTCGCGCAGGGCGGTCCCATCCGACCCGCGATCGAGGCGTCGTCTCCCGACGCGATCGTTGAATTGGTGTGCGGCGGCATGGGAACCGGCATCCTCAGTGCATCCATCGCCGCGGCGGACGATCGGGTGACCGGCCTGCCGATCGAGGGCGTCGACGTCCGCGCACGACTCGGCTTCCTGTGGAGAAGCGATCCGTCTCCCGCGACGCGACGGTTCGTCGACGTCGCCCACGAGGCCTTCGGCCTCGGTCCGGGCTGACGCGGCGGACTCAGCTCGCCAGCGCGTCCCCGGTCTCGTCCGTCGGCTTCTCCCGAACGGCCCGGTCCACCGGATCATCGGTGGGTGCGCCCGCGATCCAGTCGCCGATGCTCAATCCGCGTCGGCCCCAACGATGGTCGAACTTCTGCGCCCGAGCAGTCGCCTTCGCCAACTTCTCCGGTGAGTACCGGCGACGCGCCCACGGGGACTTCGGTCGAGCCAGTCGGATCGCGCCGGACCAGGCGAAGATCGGGATGAAGACGCCGACGATCGCGGTCGAGTACTTGCCCTTGACGACGCAGAAGATGGCGGCGGCGATGTTGATCGGTGCGGTCAGGGCGAACGCGATGGGGCCGAACTCGACGTCCGCCTCCACGTTGAACGGGTTGAAGCCGAGGATGACCATCCCCAGGGCGGCCACCGTCAGGGCGACGACCTGCACCGAGAGTTGGCCTTCGCGTGACCAATACACGTCCTGGAGACGGAGGATCAGCGCGAACTCGTCGAGCACCAGCGATGCGCCGATCCCGACCAGGACAGCACTGATCGACGCACCCGGCTCGACGCCGTTCACGCCGACGGAGATGAACGCCCCGACGATCATCAGGGCGAGCCCCGGGACCATGTGGTGGACGTGGAGGCCATCGGACACGTTGTTCTTGAACGGCCCCTTGCCTGCACGGATCAGGCGCGTGATCACCCGCGTCACGACGAATGTCACCGTGAAGGACGCGAACAGCAGGAACAGTGGAAGTCGTTGATGGGTCAGATCATCGAGGAACTCCACCGTTCATTCACTCCTCATCATGCGGGCACGATGCCCGTGCGCCGCTGCTCGATGATCAAGCAGCGGTCCTCGACGTAGAGCAGTCCCGCGTCCTCGGCGATCTTGCGTGCCTCCTCGGAGCGGATTCCGAGCTGCAGCCACAGCGCGGTCGCGCCGGCCTCGACCGCGGCGCGCGCGACGTCGGCGCATTCGGGTCCGGGGCGGAACACGTCGACGAGGCCGACCTGTTCGGGAATGTCTGTGAGCGACCGGTACACCTTCTCGCCGACGATCTCGTCGGCGGTCGGGTTGACCGGGATGATCCGCCACCCGAGGTGCTTCATGTGCGCGGGTACCTCGTTGGCGGCTTTGGCCG
The sequence above is drawn from the Gordonia rubripertincta genome and encodes:
- a CDS encoding LysR family transcriptional regulator; protein product: MEMRQLEYFVAVADEESFTAAAQRVHTTQPNISAQIRGLERELGSALFDRSARSVRLTDAGRAALPAARAALAAAREVTDAVSEVRGLLRGSLSVGMVEGCTIAPLFAALGTFGSAHPKVALSLQEAPSDRLVSSVVDGSLDVALAGYGDELPRGIESLTVIAEPVVAVVPADVEHSASTGLADLRQRSLICLPRGAGIRAVFDDAAVAQGGPIRPAIEASSPDAIVELVCGGMGTGILSASIAAADDRVTGLPIEGVDVRARLGFLWRSDPSPATRRFVDVAHEAFGLGPG
- a CDS encoding CoA-binding protein; the encoded protein is MATQDSADTRTTDEIVEKILSTYDTITVVGASANTAKAANEVPAHMKHLGWRIIPVNPTADEIVGEKVYRSLTDIPEQVGLVDVFRPGPECADVARAAVEAGATALWLQLGIRSEEARKIAEDAGLLYVEDRCLIIEQRRTGIVPA